In the Euphorbia lathyris chromosome 5, ddEupLath1.1, whole genome shotgun sequence genome, one interval contains:
- the LOC136230058 gene encoding mitochondrial import receptor subunit TOM9-2, with protein sequence MASQSRKGGVSLPARRGSKAQSEPSFLSKLSNSEIVSKGKEAVSDATFVTKKLLRSTGKAAWIAGTTFLILVVPLIIEMDREQQFTELEIQQQSLLGAPPVGLPQK encoded by the coding sequence ATGGCTTCCCAGTCCCGGAAAGGCGGAGTGTCGCTGCCGGCTAGGCGAGGCTCGAAGGCGCAATCGGAGCCTAGTTTCCTTTCAAAGCTCTCCAACTCCGAGATCGTCTCTAAAGGCAAGGAAGCAGTCAGCGACGCTACTTTCGTCACCAAGAAGCTCCTTCGCAGCACCGGCAAAGCTGCGTGGATTGCTGGGACCACCTTTTTAATCCTCGTGGTGCCTCTCATTATCGAGATGGACCGCGAGCAGCAGTTCACTGAGCTCGAGATTCAGCAGCAAAGTCTCCTCGGAGCTCCGCCTGTTGGTCTGCCCCAAAAGTAA